A genomic window from Maridesulfovibrio sp. includes:
- the mobC gene encoding plasmid mobilization relaxosome protein MobC yields MKNNEEKRTEFVNTRVTPSEKKILKLQAEAEDMSLGDYVREKLNRPRVRKTKAERQKVIHLARIGNNMNQIARWANTYKKNVEAAQVVLTLLEIKEQLKCL; encoded by the coding sequence ATGAAGAATAATGAAGAGAAACGCACCGAGTTCGTGAACACACGCGTCACTCCATCGGAAAAGAAAATACTCAAGCTTCAGGCTGAAGCCGAAGACATGAGTCTAGGCGATTATGTGCGCGAAAAACTGAATCGCCCACGGGTCAGGAAGACAAAAGCAGAAAGACAAAAAGTCATCCACTTGGCCCGCATCGGCAACAACATGAACCAAATAGCTCGCTGGGCAAATACTTATAAGAAAAATGTTGAAGCGGCACAGGTGGTCCTAACTCTCCTCGAGATAAAGGAGCAGCTCAAATGCTTATGA
- a CDS encoding relaxase/mobilization nuclease domain-containing protein translates to MLMKVFRHGVGRGAKVVEYVTGKKDSKRKENPPEVLRGDPDSISALIDTTTRKWRYTSGVLSWAPKDKVTPADERKLMDSFESYAFAGLEPNQYSILWVRHSHAGHHEMHFVIPRTELRTDKALNPCPPGWEKQYNPWCELHNRRHNWARPDEMKRARLVSPGSSIQSYKSGNASEIRRTVTEAIVQGVEAGLIHNRQDIVRTLEEFGFGVPRQGKEYITIELPENDKSTVSQKRKNRRIRLKGVLYARSWTAEQFKKRAELSRENEGADGRTSAKLQADNSRRIAELEKSVSKIRQTRAEYHRNRYKNRDRRTLENSTNLNPRYAPLLEDPRRSFISGDNRLLSGPSGRDSILDRSSGNNPSRTLPEDRTPEDNREKARKLGSNAPSGQQPQIHSSASRDKPEAELAIRKPSRHFTQGLSHERITEELIGRAKPNRRGTGTPIGRTRSKDSQTGKGNTGLPGLAERIGASFERIGKISSALVQKIMNPRSRKKTLKAGINKLLSR, encoded by the coding sequence ATGCTTATGAAAGTATTCCGGCACGGAGTCGGACGCGGAGCGAAGGTCGTTGAATATGTGACGGGTAAAAAGGACTCTAAGAGGAAGGAAAATCCACCAGAAGTACTGCGCGGAGATCCTGATTCAATCTCAGCCCTCATCGATACCACTACCCGCAAATGGCGATACACTTCCGGCGTTCTCTCATGGGCTCCAAAGGACAAGGTCACGCCTGCAGACGAAAGAAAGCTCATGGACAGCTTTGAATCATACGCTTTTGCAGGACTTGAACCGAATCAATATTCAATCCTTTGGGTTCGCCACAGCCATGCTGGGCATCATGAGATGCATTTTGTGATTCCGCGCACAGAACTACGAACAGATAAAGCTCTCAATCCTTGCCCACCGGGATGGGAGAAGCAATATAATCCGTGGTGTGAACTTCACAACCGTCGTCACAACTGGGCACGCCCTGATGAAATGAAACGCGCAAGGTTGGTCAGTCCGGGCAGCTCGATCCAAAGCTATAAATCCGGCAATGCCTCAGAGATAAGGCGGACCGTAACTGAAGCGATAGTTCAAGGTGTGGAAGCCGGTCTTATTCATAACCGGCAAGACATCGTCAGGACTCTTGAGGAATTCGGTTTTGGTGTACCGCGCCAAGGCAAGGAATACATAACTATTGAACTACCAGAAAACGACAAAAGCACAGTTTCCCAGAAACGGAAAAACCGCCGCATCAGGCTAAAAGGAGTACTTTATGCAAGATCATGGACAGCCGAGCAATTCAAAAAACGCGCTGAGCTTAGCCGAGAAAATGAAGGAGCAGATGGAAGAACAAGCGCAAAGCTCCAAGCAGATAATTCAAGAAGGATTGCAGAGCTTGAGAAAAGCGTTTCTAAAATCCGCCAAACACGAGCTGAGTACCATCGAAACCGCTATAAAAACAGAGACCGCAGAACTCTCGAAAATTCAACAAACCTTAATCCGCGATATGCACCGCTCCTTGAAGATCCCCGTCGCAGTTTCATTAGCGGTGACAATCGTTTGCTGTCTGGTCCTAGTGGGCGGGACTCTATTCTGGATAGATCTTCAGGGAACAACCCTAGCAGAACTCTCCCAGAAGATAGAACACCAGAGGACAATAGAGAAAAAGCTCGTAAGCTGGGGAGTAACGCCCCTTCTGGACAACAACCGCAGATTCATAGTTCTGCCAGCCGGGACAAGCCTGAAGCAGAATTGGCAATCAGGAAACCGTCCCGCCATTTTACTCAAGGATTAAGCCATGAACGAATTACAGAAGAGCTTATTGGACGCGCTAAGCCGAATCGAAGAGGAACAGGCACGCCGATTGGACGAACAAGATCAAAAGATAGCCAAACTGGAAAAGGAAATACAGGGTTGCCGGGACTTGCAGAGCGAATTGGAGCAAGTTTTGAACGAATTGGAAAAATTAGCTCAGCTCTAGTTCAAAAGATTATGAATCCCAGAAGCCGCAAAAAGACTTTAAAAGCTGGAATTAATAAACTATTGAGCAGGTAA
- a CDS encoding ankyrin repeat domain-containing protein codes for MNHYEGNIEDALSKHDIEAVWEWLEHGGNPRHITEYGDSLLHIAALHDNTNATKLLLDVGVNPNIRNAEDLTPICYASKAETIIMLHEYGASLTVEDDNYGPPLHRAACGLSVEAVTTMVALGADIYAEPSDEGLPAIYNSFLSDNCKAMLLAFISMGFSVDGIEGHPLLHYAYGSERLEAVKLLLKLGADPTLKDENGRDFEAFKEMVKERRKAANSQSVEGGQKVNPLLEKLEKQLKINEQLKQE; via the coding sequence ATGAATCATTACGAAGGGAATATCGAAGATGCGCTCAGCAAACACGACATTGAAGCCGTATGGGAATGGCTGGAGCATGGCGGCAATCCGCGCCACATTACTGAATACGGTGACTCATTGCTTCATATCGCAGCGTTACACGATAACACCAATGCCACAAAACTACTGCTTGATGTCGGCGTAAATCCCAATATCCGTAACGCCGAAGATCTCACCCCCATATGCTACGCGAGCAAGGCTGAAACAATCATCATGCTCCATGAATATGGCGCATCCCTGACCGTAGAAGATGACAATTACGGCCCTCCCCTACACCGTGCGGCCTGCGGTCTGTCCGTGGAAGCCGTAACGACCATGGTCGCTCTCGGTGCTGACATTTATGCCGAACCTTCAGACGAAGGATTACCGGCAATATATAACAGCTTTCTTTCGGATAACTGCAAAGCCATGTTGCTGGCGTTCATCTCAATGGGCTTCAGTGTTGACGGCATAGAGGGCCACCCCCTGCTTCACTATGCTTACGGGAGTGAGAGACTTGAAGCGGTCAAGTTACTTCTAAAGCTTGGCGCAGACCCTACCCTCAAAGACGAGAACGGCAGGGACTTTGAAGCCTTTAAGGAAATGGTGAAAGAACGCCGAAAAGCAGCTAACAGTCAATCCGTCGAAGGAGGACAAAAAGTTAATCCTTTACTTGAGAAATTGGAAAAGCAATTGAAGATAAATGAGCAGCTTAAACAGGAATAA
- a CDS encoding ribbon-helix-helix protein, CopG family, translating to MQTKQISISKEIADRLEDLARYTNRSQEELITSAIESYIENEFAEISLIHESLAQANNGEFATDSEVQNAFSKCGITPKSTEF from the coding sequence ATGCAGACGAAACAAATAAGTATTTCCAAAGAGATAGCAGATAGATTGGAGGATCTTGCCAGATACACCAATCGCAGTCAGGAAGAACTCATAACCTCTGCAATTGAAAGCTACATTGAAAATGAATTTGCAGAAATTTCCCTCATCCACGAAAGCCTTGCCCAAGCCAACAACGGCGAATTCGCTACAGACTCAGAAGTACAGAACGCTTTCAGCAAATGTGGGATAACGCCAAAATCAACAGAATTTTAA
- a CDS encoding Fic family protein yields MSQKKQDIPSSYILPDSADLTTSLAENDRLQKSIDKKRPLEGDLWEVIQFKLKVDWTYNSNAIEGSTLSPSETLFFLREGLTVKGKPLKDFLDARNHSEAVDLLQDTIKDERPLSVGFMKEINALILNGVSYTAAQTPDGQSTKKKAHAGEYKKHPNHVLTPSGEIHTYVEPEQVAAEMDYLFKWIDEQEQKQTHPLITASIAHYNFVRIHPFDDGNGRGARLLMNLILMKNGYLPAVINNENRQDYIESLHQADKGELAPFCVFVSQSLRETQESVVKILEGNGK; encoded by the coding sequence ATGTCCCAGAAGAAACAAGATATACCTTCAAGCTACATACTTCCTGATTCCGCAGATCTTACCACCAGCCTTGCCGAAAATGACAGGCTGCAAAAGAGTATAGATAAGAAACGCCCGTTGGAAGGCGATCTTTGGGAAGTAATCCAGTTCAAGCTGAAAGTTGACTGGACTTACAACTCAAACGCTATTGAAGGCAGCACTTTAAGCCCAAGTGAAACGCTCTTCTTTCTACGTGAAGGCCTTACCGTAAAGGGCAAGCCGCTCAAGGATTTTCTGGACGCCAGAAACCATTCTGAGGCTGTTGATTTACTTCAGGACACCATCAAGGATGAAAGGCCGCTTTCTGTTGGATTCATGAAAGAAATAAACGCCTTGATTCTCAATGGAGTCAGTTACACAGCAGCCCAGACACCCGACGGGCAGAGCACCAAAAAAAAAGCTCATGCCGGGGAATATAAAAAGCATCCGAACCATGTGTTAACACCAAGCGGCGAAATCCATACCTACGTTGAGCCTGAACAAGTAGCCGCTGAAATGGATTATCTTTTTAAGTGGATTGACGAGCAGGAGCAAAAGCAAACACATCCTCTGATTACTGCCTCTATAGCGCACTACAATTTTGTACGTATCCATCCTTTCGATGATGGGAACGGTCGCGGGGCAAGGCTTCTGATGAACCTAATCCTTATGAAAAACGGCTATCTCCCTGCCGTCATTAACAATGAAAACCGTCAGGATTATATTGAAAGCCTGCATCAGGCAGATAAAGGTGAGCTGGCCCCTTTCTGCGTGTTTGTTTCTCAGTCCCTGCGGGAAACTCAAGAATCGGTTGTGAAGATTCTGGAAGGTAATGGGAAATAA
- a CDS encoding DUF2075 domain-containing protein, whose product MKRAYYSSPVDKFLLDFPSSILGDLTQNHTFSLEDLQKNAWVAQIEILQRELKDFSGAYIAFEYAIPRMGKRIDVVIIYKGIVFALEFKVGDKKYTKSAIEQVLDYSVDLKNFHEQSHNCVIVPVVVSTEAPREQFILKEYPDAIYQPIMANKNNIAEYLSEISKKVECIGQIDSEAWLNSVYKPTPTIIEAAQALYTGHSVKEISRSDSGAINLAATSNTISDIIEHSKRQKRKSICFITGVPGAGKTLAGLNIANERHNVDEGEHAVFLSGNGPLVDVLQEALARNEVASCSGVKITKDKARRKAKAFIQNIHHFRDDNLQSDLAPIERVAVFDEAQRAWTKEQASSFMSKKRNMRDFAMSEPEFLISVLDRHEDWATIICLIGGGQEINTGEAGLPEWFTAIHDSYPHWDVYASDQLTEIEYTNGNNIYSALSTKQLKIKKDLHLSVSVRSFRSERLSGFVKAILDLDLETAAELNEELREVYPLKVTRNLEAAKNWLKSKARGSEGLGITAYSGAYRLKPYGIHVKSQIDPKTWFLNNKNDVRSAAFLEDAATEFDIQGLELDWTCVAWDSSLRIKNGAWEFKNFRGTKWQNVNDEIRRRYLLNAYRVLLTRARQGMVIFIPQGSTEDETRLPEFYDPMYNFLLECGISNI is encoded by the coding sequence GTGAAAAGAGCCTATTATTCTTCGCCAGTTGATAAATTCCTTCTTGATTTCCCGTCTTCAATTCTTGGTGATTTAACTCAGAACCATACATTTTCATTAGAAGATTTACAAAAAAATGCATGGGTGGCTCAGATAGAGATACTTCAACGTGAGTTAAAAGATTTTTCTGGGGCTTACATAGCTTTTGAATATGCAATTCCCAGAATGGGAAAACGTATAGATGTAGTCATTATCTATAAGGGGATCGTTTTTGCGCTGGAATTCAAGGTTGGCGATAAGAAGTATACGAAGTCGGCAATAGAGCAGGTACTAGACTATTCAGTTGATTTGAAAAATTTTCACGAGCAAAGCCATAATTGCGTGATTGTTCCGGTCGTTGTTTCAACAGAAGCGCCTCGAGAACAGTTTATTCTCAAAGAATATCCAGATGCTATTTATCAGCCCATTATGGCGAACAAGAACAATATTGCTGAATATTTATCTGAAATATCAAAAAAAGTTGAATGTATAGGTCAAATAGACTCTGAAGCATGGCTAAATTCGGTATATAAACCTACTCCTACTATTATCGAAGCTGCCCAAGCGCTTTATACAGGTCATAGCGTAAAGGAAATTTCTAGATCAGATTCTGGTGCCATTAATCTTGCCGCTACCTCAAATACAATTTCAGACATTATTGAGCACTCTAAACGTCAAAAGCGTAAATCTATTTGCTTCATTACAGGTGTTCCTGGTGCGGGTAAGACTCTCGCTGGACTTAACATTGCAAATGAACGGCATAATGTTGACGAAGGTGAGCATGCCGTATTCCTGTCCGGTAATGGACCTTTAGTTGATGTTTTGCAGGAAGCTCTTGCAAGAAATGAAGTAGCATCATGTTCAGGCGTAAAGATCACCAAGGATAAAGCCCGTCGAAAAGCGAAAGCATTCATCCAAAATATACACCACTTTCGAGATGATAATTTGCAGAGTGATCTAGCGCCAATCGAACGAGTGGCTGTTTTTGATGAAGCTCAAAGAGCATGGACTAAAGAGCAGGCGAGTTCTTTCATGTCTAAAAAACGAAATATGCGTGATTTCGCAATGTCTGAGCCAGAATTTTTAATAAGCGTTCTCGATAGACATGAAGATTGGGCGACGATCATTTGTCTGATAGGCGGAGGGCAGGAGATAAACACAGGTGAGGCGGGCCTACCTGAGTGGTTTACTGCAATACATGATTCATATCCACATTGGGATGTATATGCTTCTGACCAGCTTACCGAGATTGAATATACAAATGGAAACAATATCTATTCAGCACTTTCAACTAAACAACTTAAGATCAAAAAAGATTTACACTTATCTGTTTCAGTTAGATCTTTTAGGTCTGAGCGACTTTCTGGATTTGTAAAGGCTATATTGGATCTAGATCTGGAGACCGCTGCAGAGTTGAATGAAGAATTAAGGGAGGTATATCCACTTAAAGTTACTCGTAATCTTGAGGCAGCCAAAAATTGGCTTAAATCAAAAGCTCGTGGCAGTGAAGGACTTGGAATAACTGCTTACTCCGGAGCATATAGATTAAAGCCTTACGGTATTCATGTTAAATCGCAAATTGATCCTAAGACATGGTTTTTAAATAATAAAAATGATGTGCGATCAGCTGCATTCTTAGAAGATGCAGCAACTGAATTTGATATCCAAGGTCTTGAGTTAGATTGGACCTGTGTAGCTTGGGATTCGAGTTTAAGAATTAAAAACGGGGCTTGGGAGTTTAAAAATTTCCGAGGAACCAAGTGGCAAAATGTAAATGATGAAATACGTAGGCGATATCTTCTTAATGCGTATAGGGTTTTGTTGACCAGAGCACGGCAAGGAATGGTCATTTTCATTCCTCAGGGTAGCACTGAAGATGAAACCAGGCTTCCTGAGTTTTACGACCCTATGTACAATTTCCTTCTAGAGTGTGGCATATCCAATATTTAG
- a CDS encoding DUF2188 domain-containing protein, with product MARDTHRVMPHPDGGWQIRRDGDSRASHRTDTQAEGIDIARGISRNQGTELQIHRPNGQIRESDSHGNDPYPPKG from the coding sequence ATGGCCCGCGATACACACCGCGTAATGCCGCACCCTGACGGCGGATGGCAAATTAGACGCGATGGCGACAGCAGAGCATCTCATAGAACAGATACTCAGGCTGAAGGAATTGACATCGCCAGAGGAATTAGCCGTAATCAAGGAACAGAGCTCCAGATCCACCGTCCCAACGGACAAATCAGAGAGTCTGACAGCCACGGCAATGATCCATATCCTCCCAAGGGGTAA
- a CDS encoding serine/threonine-protein kinase, which yields MSKRLLSPKDQIYKYTLIKKLGQGGFGQVWLAKDAAVDRVLAVKIIESSGNIISALKEARIGNKLSHDNLSRIHYADVVKENDIDLVIIAMDHYERGDISQLANTDNFIPIKQTIRVIIDVLKGLDHLHRQNLYHCDIKPNNILINDNGSGILTDYGISCPSSNGESVCPESVYVLHMSPEVLKDNKINAQTDIYQLGLTAFRMLTDLKFLENKDNLLGRSTYYEKIKSGTIISNSDYLDFIPRQLKAIINKALKKEPSQRYGSAIEMRRALESLRLIGTWTVDNSNNYLGEDKSYYYRFEISPRRAGNIDFTAFKTNKSSGKETRVTKYCGKNISKRKGDTLRKQFMQYVVCG from the coding sequence ATGAGTAAAAGACTGCTATCCCCTAAGGACCAAATATATAAATACACACTTATCAAAAAGCTTGGCCAAGGTGGCTTTGGCCAAGTTTGGCTAGCTAAGGACGCCGCTGTCGATAGAGTTCTTGCTGTAAAAATAATAGAATCGTCAGGCAACATAATATCTGCGTTAAAAGAAGCCCGGATTGGTAATAAGCTATCACACGATAATCTTTCTAGAATTCATTATGCTGACGTCGTCAAAGAAAATGACATAGATCTAGTCATCATTGCGATGGATCATTACGAGAGGGGAGATATCTCGCAGTTGGCAAATACAGACAACTTTATCCCTATCAAACAAACCATTCGAGTGATCATTGACGTTTTAAAAGGACTAGATCATTTACATCGTCAAAATTTATATCATTGCGACATTAAACCAAACAACATCTTAATTAATGACAATGGGAGTGGAATTCTTACAGATTATGGAATTTCTTGCCCTTCATCTAATGGAGAATCTGTCTGTCCTGAATCTGTATACGTACTGCACATGTCCCCTGAAGTTCTCAAGGACAATAAAATAAACGCCCAAACTGATATTTATCAATTAGGTCTGACTGCATTCAGAATGTTAACAGACTTAAAATTCCTCGAGAATAAAGATAATCTTCTTGGAAGATCTACCTATTACGAAAAAATAAAATCAGGAACTATAATATCAAACTCGGACTATTTAGACTTCATTCCGCGCCAGCTAAAAGCAATTATCAATAAAGCCTTAAAAAAAGAGCCTAGCCAACGTTACGGTTCAGCTATCGAGATGCGCAGAGCACTTGAATCATTACGTCTGATAGGCACTTGGACCGTTGACAATTCGAACAATTATCTTGGGGAAGATAAAAGCTATTACTACCGATTTGAAATTTCACCAAGGCGGGCTGGCAATATTGATTTCACAGCATTTAAAACTAATAAATCCAGTGGTAAAGAAACAAGAGTCACTAAATATTGCGGGAAAAATATATCCAAACGAAAAGGGGACACTTTACGAAAACAATTCATGCAATACGTTGTGTGCGGCTAA
- a CDS encoding Fic family protein, whose protein sequence is MPLHQHQDWPNFSWNAEKLISKLADVRHRQGVLLGKIGNLGFDLRNEAGLKTLTNDIVHSSAIEGELLNPEEVRSSIAQRLGIDIAGLKPAGRDVDGIVEMMLDATQRYAEPLTKDRLCDWHAALFPTGRSGIKRITVADWRPAEVGAMQVISGPMGREKVHFEAPHADRLEQEMARFLKWFESEDDTDPVLRAGIAHLWFVTIHPFEDGNGRIARTIADMALARADGAAERYYSMSTQIELKRKDYYSHLERQQRGTPDITKWLEWFLDCLKEALINAESTLSHVLHKASLWERISQQSPVNERQRGVLERMLDENFKGYMNSSKYAKLAKCSTDTALRDIKDLKERGILLQNPGGGRSTSYRLSDGVA, encoded by the coding sequence ATGCCCCTCCATCAACATCAAGACTGGCCAAATTTCTCATGGAACGCAGAAAAGCTGATTTCCAAACTGGCAGACGTCCGCCATCGGCAGGGCGTGCTGCTGGGTAAGATTGGGAATCTAGGCTTCGATCTGAGAAATGAAGCGGGCCTGAAGACTCTTACCAATGACATAGTTCATTCATCAGCCATAGAAGGGGAACTCCTCAACCCTGAGGAGGTACGGTCCTCTATTGCTCAGCGACTGGGAATCGATATTGCTGGGTTGAAACCGGCTGGGCGTGATGTGGACGGCATAGTTGAAATGATGCTCGATGCCACGCAGCGATACGCGGAGCCGTTGACCAAGGATCGGCTTTGTGACTGGCACGCGGCACTTTTTCCGACCGGACGCAGCGGCATCAAACGGATTACCGTTGCAGACTGGCGACCTGCGGAGGTTGGAGCCATGCAGGTAATCTCCGGGCCCATGGGACGCGAGAAAGTCCATTTTGAAGCACCGCATGCGGATCGCCTTGAGCAAGAGATGGCTAGATTTCTGAAATGGTTCGAGAGCGAAGATGATACTGATCCGGTTCTGCGTGCTGGAATAGCCCACCTGTGGTTTGTTACCATTCACCCCTTTGAAGACGGTAACGGGCGTATTGCGCGAACCATCGCGGATATGGCCTTGGCCCGTGCAGATGGAGCGGCGGAGCGTTATTACAGCATGTCCACGCAGATTGAGCTGAAACGCAAGGATTACTATTCCCATCTGGAAAGGCAGCAGCGCGGTACGCCTGATATCACCAAATGGCTGGAGTGGTTTCTGGATTGCCTGAAAGAAGCCTTGATCAATGCCGAATCCACGCTGAGCCATGTACTCCACAAAGCCAGCCTGTGGGAACGGATCTCCCAGCAGTCACCAGTGAATGAACGTCAGCGGGGGGTACTTGAGCGCATGCTTGATGAAAACTTCAAGGGATACATGAACTCTTCAAAATACGCCAAGCTGGCAAAATGCTCCACAGATACAGCTCTGCGTGACATCAAGGATTTGAAGGAGCGCGGAATACTGCTCCAGAACCCCGGAGGCGGGCGGAGTACTAGTTATCGGTTGAGTGATGGGGTGGCTTAG
- the thiM gene encoding hydroxyethylthiazole kinase, whose product MTILNRSWNIVEQIRSNAPLVHSITNYVVMNNTANALLAIGASPIMAHAQEEMVEMVGISNSLVLNIGTLSEPWISSMLVAGKAAKAESKPVIFDPVGVGASTFRTQTCTKIIQEVSPDLIRGNPSEIMAMAGADGQTKGVDSMHATQTAEEAAKYLAEHFDCVVAVSGEQDMIVSATEIVWLQGGSPLMPKVTGMGCTASAICGACAAVADTTFDAAVAAMVIMNSAGGMAAAKADGPGSFQMHFLDALYSLDKDSLISNCTVKA is encoded by the coding sequence ATGACTATACTTAATCGCTCCTGGAATATTGTTGAACAGATTCGCTCCAACGCACCGCTTGTACACAGCATAACCAACTATGTGGTTATGAATAATACAGCCAATGCTCTTCTGGCTATTGGAGCATCCCCCATTATGGCCCATGCACAGGAGGAGATGGTGGAAATGGTAGGCATCTCCAACAGCCTTGTTCTGAATATAGGGACGCTCAGCGAACCATGGATTTCCAGCATGCTTGTTGCCGGGAAAGCGGCAAAGGCTGAATCTAAGCCGGTTATTTTTGACCCGGTGGGCGTAGGCGCAAGCACATTTCGGACGCAAACCTGTACGAAGATTATTCAGGAAGTTTCCCCTGATCTTATTCGCGGTAACCCCTCAGAAATTATGGCTATGGCCGGGGCAGACGGACAGACTAAAGGCGTGGACTCCATGCACGCGACACAAACGGCGGAAGAAGCCGCTAAATATCTTGCAGAACATTTTGATTGTGTTGTGGCTGTTAGCGGAGAACAGGATATGATTGTGTCCGCTACAGAGATCGTATGGTTACAGGGCGGCAGCCCCTTGATGCCCAAAGTGACCGGCATGGGATGCACCGCATCCGCCATTTGCGGAGCCTGTGCTGCCGTAGCGGATACCACGTTTGATGCTGCCGTGGCGGCCATGGTCATCATGAACAGTGCTGGCGGAATGGCTGCTGCCAAGGCTGACGGTCCCGGCAGCTTTCAGATGCATTTCCTCGATGCATTGTATTCACTTGATAAAGATAGTTTGATCTCTAATTGCACGGTGAAAGCCTAA